The stretch of DNA CAAAATTTGGCGGTTGCTCTTATTAATATCAGCCAATATATGCCAAAGAGCTCGCCTCAACCGAGAAACAGGCACTTTAATGACAGCCATGAAATTGATATCCCAAAATGTGACAAAGAAGTCATTGCAGCATAACCTTTGAATAAGCTTTGACGTTTATCCATTGTATTGTTAAAAACTATCCATTGTTAACAACGGTTGCACTCGTCAGTCACAAATCAGAGCATTCCATGGTATTTAACTCCACCCCATGCCGTCAATTTTCCGTTGATTTAAACTTTTTCAGGTCTTCAAGCGAAATCCAGGAGATATTTTAAACGAGGCTGATAAGTATTTTAAAAGTATCTTAAGTTTTATTAAAGTGCTGGTTATGATAGCTGTATTGGATTCCTGTCAGACACTTTATTATATAAGGAAGACAAAAGGATTTGTACAAATTCAATTATCTCTGCGATCTGATGCGGTTTACCCACTGTGGTCGCGACAGTGGGCTTTCCTCCCGTACAAgccctctgattggtcgagcCGTGCAATCTTGATGTCCTTCCAAACCTTTCAAACGTCGCATGGTAACCGACTTTAAATGGAATTAACATCCGGTCTAAACAATTTCCCTAAATGATCTGACCGTTACAAAATGGCTTTCAACTGTTAACAGGTCTAACGGAACCGAGAAGACACCTGTGCGGGTCAAGGTGTAATACTGGGGATCTCCCCTAGCGGGACTTTGCGGGATTACGCGAGAGCATCATGTTATATCGGGCGGTTTGGATAGACGCCAAAATGAAATTTTAGGTATATTCTGGTTAGTACTCTCTTGCAAAGGTGGCGAGTGGACTTGATTGCGTGAACAGCAGATGTTGTAAAGTTTACGTTTGCCTTGGTCTTGCGTCTAAATACCAGGTTTATTAATACGGGAAAAGGTGAGTGTAATAACTGAAAGCTGCGCCTTTTCTCGCGTGAACTCACGGATTAATTTGCGTTTATGAGAACAAGATAATTGTTTCCTTTGTAATAACACCGCTATCGGTAGTCTTTGCACTATGATTCTAGTTCACCGATAAACTTAGTATTTCGCTTGTCTTGTGAGGATGAACCACACATTTCCCATTTTTctattctttattcttttctgCTTCTAGAAAATACCCATTTTAGTAGAGTCAATTTTTTGCTTCGAACGAGTGATTTCAAGGAATCATaataaggaaaaataaaaaaattatttctatTAGTTTGATACTTTTGTATCATTGGTTCTCAGTTCAAATTTCACAGATGCATATGGCATTTTATATGTGAATTCGATGTTCAATATTTACCTTAAAGTTGTGTAGCTATTCAATCATCAAATATGTCTTCGATACAAAGATAACAGAGCTAGCAACGGTACTTGATAGTTAATTTAGATCTGGCCATAGAGCTTTTGTGAACAATTCAACTAAATTGATAGACTAATGTTAATTTTGTGATAGAATCCCCTAGATTCTTTTAACCTTGGATAGTTAAGGCTTTGCAAACGCTTCGATTTTACACAGCTATATGCAGTGTTTAAaattcaaaagtaaaaaattgactactgttttatttattttttaatcccATTTTGAGAAAATTTGCCGTAGGCCAACACTCAAAACGTTTTATTTGTTAGTATTTTAAATTGAACGCAATTAACTAAATGTATGCTATCCGTATTAAAGTTCAGCTGGGGTACGCTTATTAAGTAAGCGGAGCTTAGTAGGCAGTGCACGAATCAATTTAcagttatttaaaaaaagcagaattaaaaaacgaagaaaaaaataattgtacCCGCGGTATTTTTTCAACAAGACGCTAACATTGCCATGTGTAATAACCACAAGATGGCATATTACAAATTACAAAAGTTAACcttgttttttattagaacTTTAGAATTCTGTAcgaaaaaataacaagctCTCTCCATCAAGTTTCCTGTGAAGTTATCATGTTCTGTTTATGATAATATTATTACTTTCCGTGCTTTTTCTAGTATCTTTTTGGTAATTTCCCAGCGGGCCTTTCTCAGTGACCACCTGTAAATCTTGCCACAGATGCCATTTGTTGTCGTTCGTGGCAGACgtaccacagggtgaccacaTTCTATGGTCAATGATAATCTTCCCGCCAAAAAATGCTTGAGCGCGtgctttttttgtcttttcatATAACAGAGTAAAAATCTACCTCTCATTTGCTCATTTGCTTCGAAGATATTTTGGCAGAAGTTTTTCTGGTATCTACAAAGTACGTTCGATCAAAATGTATATGCAaggttttgattttttaaattctGCTTTGAGATTTGAAGCATTTGAAAAGGAGAAGAGAAAGTTTttgcaaaatattttatttcgacttctttttccttgtttttagAATATCATTTCCGCAtttaacaaaagaaaacaattaacGCAGctataacaataaaaatttcTTATAGTCTTCTTCTGTTCCGTTTTAtgcttttgttgtttgtattttttttaattcaaacaAATATTATTGCACGTCTTGTTCTATTTTAATCTTCCACGCGTCTCTGTGTCACATGAAGCACAAATTATACATTTCGCGAGATCTTCGTTAATTATTTAACATTTTGGCTTTTTACTGATACTTCTCTCGGCGGAGCTGGagcccaaaataaatcaaagCTCGAAATGTCTGGAGATCTAATATCACAATTACTTATCTTCCATATATATAAATTAAATAATTCAGAGTAAAATAGAGCtcaaataaatatatagaGCCCAAGTTTTAAGAGCAAATGGAAGGTTTTGGTGTTAAAACTTAGAGTACCGGTTCTCGTTCTCTGAATGAGATGTCGTACGATGGTCCTTGTGGCCATGAAAATTTAATCAGCCGCTCTAGAGAAACCCGTCGCCTGTTAAGTAATCATGCAGACGTAATCCCCTCATATCTGGCTTGTATACCATATCTggcttttatattttatattaatcACTCACATTGCCGTGAGCGCTTTGATTTTGAAATTTGTGCCGTGAAGGAATCTCCTCTATGTTACTCTGCATTACGCTGTGatcttttattgttttcacacACAGGTTTCAGTTATCTTGTTATAGATATTTCTAAGGAATTCCGTATCAAAGGATGGCAGCAAATTGTAATCTAAGGAATTGAAATTACGTATTTCTTTTCTGAACCTTTTTACGCTGGCATATAGTGCTCTCAAATTAACCTTCTTGTTTCTTTATGAAACCTCAAGATTAGAACTTTCACCTCAACGTGAGGGAATCCTAATTGAATATCTTGACAAAACAAAGTATTGTTGTAGAATGGCTTTGCCTACCCAAGACGTTTTTACGGCGACCTGATTGGTCCTTGTTTTGTGTCGTATTTTGACTGACTGTGAGTGTTAAATAGAAGATGAGTTAAGTCAAAGCACCCGTGAAAATGTTGCTTAGAAATGTACCGATAATCCACTCAAATACACTTCTACTTTTCTACAAGTCTCGCCTGAAAGAGGAAATGGAGCAGCTTTAAAttttttgacaaaaacaaagttgATTCTAAGGAACAAAATCTCTGaataatgttatttttatcaCTGTGAGCGTTCTGTTACTCCTGGCTTCTTCAAAAAGTGTAATATTCATGTTTAGTAGTTGTTGTGCTTTTAAAATGGAGTCTTGTCGTCTTCGAGTCATAAGGTAAACGAGACATTGTGTTAAAGTAATTAGTTCAATGTCAAACGATTATCGTCTAGTTTGTATTTGTTGATCTATTGCGACAATTAAGTCATTAAGAGCGCTCGGAATTGTTTCACTGTATTGTGTGTACTGTTTCACTATATTTCGTGTACTGTTTCACTAAATTCCGTGTACTGATTTGTTACGTTACGTGCACGGTTTTGTTGTGTTATAAAATACGCATTGCGTACAGTAAATCTATCATTAGCTGGGATTAACAAAATACAATTTTATTTGCAATAAACTAGACAGCAGTCCTTTTACTGTCGAAATACGATCATGGAAGTTTATTTATAATCGTACTTGAAAGTTGTTTTACTATACTAACCTCTGTTCACCCGACCggaccgttttttttttttttcttgctgttCTATCGTAGATTTTGGTGTTATATTATTCCTGAATAGCACTAGGATCTCTCTCCCCAGGGTTATTTGACTTCTTTGTAGTTCTATCGTAGAGTACGGTGTTGCTCAATATTTTCCACAACGCTAAAAGAAGGAATTGTAACATCTTACATGATGACTTGTACTGGACGCTTTTAATAGTACTGGTTGCCTCCTAAGGCAGGCCGTAGAATCCAGGAAAGAATGAATGCCGATGatagggaggggggaggggcatcCAGCTTTAAGATAGTATATGCTTCATGGATGAATGCCATATACggttaaaggaaagtaaagaGTGGTCTAACCATTTAATTTTGGATTTCTATCGAGCTTATGGAAATCGCGCGCTATTAAAATTGCAACTTTATCATTTATAAAGTTGGAGGTTTCAGAGAAGGGACTGAGGCTAACACCCATTCATTCGTGATATTTTTTGTACTTTAGGAGGAAGCTGGCAAGAATGCTGCGTCCATCAGAATTGATCAACTCCATTTTCGTTCTCTGCTCCCTTTTGCTTCTAACGGAGTGCTCGCTTATCAGTAAGTATGccttcatcccccccccccccccctacacacacacacacacacacgccaCGCCACCGCTCCATTCAGTATTTTACAGATTTTTCATTGGAAAAGTCTCGATTTATTATCGGAAAGGTATCGATTAGTATTCCGCGCACGCCCTCTCCCCTGGGCAAACGTGTACTGCTGCTATGTTCATTTAAATAGCACTTGTCAgctacacctttgttattgttttcattgaataTATGAAGGCACATTATTTGATGAAATCTCTAAATAactatctaaaaacaaagtgttatactttatttaccaaattcaatcgaaaatatcgcattggcttccTCAAATccgccgatggaaatggatgcttttttacACTTAGTACTTTGcttggatgacaaaatggcggctgacagaggcTGTCAATGTTTTCAGTATAGATGCATCTGTAGCGACACACCGGCAAGTAATCTTATTGGTTGCTTTTTAGTTGCTTGGAATACGCAAAATGAACTTAAAATTGATTAAAACATACGGACAATTCTTCTTTTCTCACAAAGAGGGTTTCGGGGGGCTAGGAAAGGCTAAATAATTTATTCAGCTTTACCTAACTAATTAAGCCTTTATTTCAGCCTTTATTCCCGAGACCATCTTTTTCGCTTAAATTTTTAAAGGCGCTTTTATCTTAATCTAATTAATCTAATGTGCTTTACCCCTAcccaaattcctttttttaccCTTATCTACTCTGCTTTAGAACCCCTTAACTAATTCTACAAAGAACCATTATTTCTTTCGCTTACGTTTTTGAAGGCGCCTTATTCTTCGTTTTGTTATCGGTCTAACCTAGGTAATTATGCTTTAGGAGTACTAAGTAATTAGCCTATTGGGGTTGGCCTTGGATCCAGCTAAAGTTGGCCTAAGGGAATAATTGAAGGCCACTGTCAATCCTTACCGCATTGTGAAGTGCGTTATTGTTTCGTTATTACACTAATAGCGCCCTGCTAGGGCGGTACTTGTGCCTGGTTATGTCCTAATCACCGACTAATGGTCACACAAAAATATGTTAAAGTTTAGTTTATATATTTAGCGTGGTAACGACAAACCGAGTATAACAAATGGAATCGAAATAGCTGGTAGAATGGTACACACTTTTGGCACAAACAGCAGACTTGAATAGATACGTACCAGCAAAGTGCAACAGATTATAAGAATTCTTTAGTGATCAAGGTTATAAGATAATGTCGGATATTGATGGGGAGCAGCTTGTATTTAGTCAGACGTGAGGGTGGGCGGGGCATATGTTAATTACATGAATAGTGTGATAAAAGACTGTGAAATTGTCTTGTTTAGAGATTTTTTTATGAcgcccccccaaaaaaaatatatatatatatttaaatgaaatttaaattttattataatatCAGCTCCAGGCGTCCTGTTCATATTAATTAAAACACCGCTGTGCCTCCTATTGCCGAAGTAAACTTCAAATGCTTTATTAGAACCAACAGATTGCCTGAATTTTGGTTATGTCAAACGAGCAAAGTCGAAGGATAAGCAGATTCCCTTTCCTGGAAATGATCTCCGAAGCATCTTTTTCTATATAATCCAATCGCCATTTCTAAGAAACTTCTGTATGTTTCAGATGACCCTAAGTCGACGATCATCTGCCAGCCCGGCCCAGTCTCCTACAACATGTCGCTGGCCAATGGCATTAACGCGGGTGTGTTTACTCCAATCCACACTACGACCAGCATGCCTCAGTGCATCCGGGAATCCTGCAACCGAAGGGCGGGTCACGTGGCTTTTCTGATCGAGAACAGCTGCTTTATGGTCAGTTGTTTCGAAAAGAAGTATTGTGAACCGGTCGCCAACGACGGGCCTAATCTGCTGAAGGTGCAGTTAGCGCATTATACCTACTTTGGTAAGTGATgcagatgatggtgatgatggtagcgatgatgatgatggcgatgacgaCGAcagttatgatgatggtgatgataatgataatggtgttaataatgatgatgatgatgatgatgatgatggtgttgataatgataatgatgattttgttgataatgatgatgatggtggtggtgataatgatgatgattatggtggtgataatgataatgatgatggtgttgataatgatgatgatggttatggtgatgattatggtggtgataatgataatggtgttgataatgatgatgatgatggtggtgataatgatgatggttatggtgatgatgatggttgttgTGGTAGTGGTATGATGACGGcaataatggtggtgatggtgttgattattttggtgatggtaatgatgatgctTATGGTGGTGATATTGACGGTGATGGTAattgttatgatgatgaattaTTTCTTTCTCCACAACGTGTCTCTCACTCCATCCCCAGAGGCAGCGCCAAACTACACTAAGTTCCCGCACACCATTTACGTTAAGGAGAATAACGATATTGGTCAGTTCATTATCAACCTTCACGCAAAGACGCAAAGTAGGGAGGCAGGGCTGAACGCCCCCGTGACATTCTCCATAGCGGAAGGTAACGTTTGACGACAAATGTGTTGTAAATTGGTCGATAGAAGATCTAGCCTTAGGTGAAAGGAACCGTCATTGGGCGTTGGTTCAAATCACTAAGGAACAGCCCCAGGCATTTTGGATTTCGATTCGTGTGTTGCTCTGTCTCCGTAGAGAGAAGCTCAGTAGATAAAAGCAGGAATGTCTGAGTCGAATACCCTATCTAGTACCTTGACTtgtttatttgcttatttgctTACATGTTTGTTAACTTATAACTTATTAATTGTTAACGTGTTTGTTTACCTACTTATTTACCCGTGTACTTGTTTGTTAACTCATTTGTTTACATATTTACTAACTTGTTTGGTTACTTGTTAATAGGTAACGAGGAAAGTATCTTCAAACTTATCAACTACCCTCGTAATAACAGCGCCTCGCTGATCCTTCAGCGTGAACTCGACCGTGAGGTCGCATCGGGGTATAACCTTACTATCAAAGCTCTCAACATCCACGAGAACAAATTCCGACTCGCGCATATACGGATAGTCGTTATCGACGAGAACGATAATGCGCCTACTTTCCCACCGAGTGGATATCACACGACGATATTCACCAACGTTACGGAAGGGCAGGAGATATTCAGAGTTAATGCGATTGACGTAGACACAGGAGATAATGCAAACATCAGGTATCATCTGCTGAACCATCAGCAGTTGTTCAGTATAATGCCCAAGACTGGTGTCCTAGTGAAGACTAAGGAACGCTTCGCTATTGATAGGACTAGGAACTTTACGGTGATCGTCGTTGCGATTAACGGCGAGTTCAAGAACGTTGGCACTGTCACGATTACCGTGCACCCTGTGAACGAGAGGAGACCGACTTTTCTGAAGCGGAATTACGAGGTGAAGGTATCGGAGGCCGTGCAAGTAGGTACATCGGTAGCGAAGGTTTTCGCCGCAGACCCGGATTACGGAAATTTAGGGAAGTTAAGGTACTCGATTCTCACCGAGAGCTGTCCTTTCTTTGGTATCGATGACGATGGAGTGATCAGGAATGTGCAGCCATTGACGCGGCATGGGGGTGAGAATTGCACGTTAGAGATCACAGCTCAAGATAGCGGGATACCACCCCTCGAAACACCACGCCCTGCTACGGTTAGCATCGTTATAGAGCCTGTCGAGAATCTCAAGTTCGATGTACCGGTGTACGAGATTTCCATCCCAGAGAATATCATCCTGGGCTCTGAGATTCTTACTGTAAGAGCCGTTGCAGGCTCGGGGAATCGGAGAAACCCTCGGAAGATTGTTTACTCTATTGAGAATATCGACGGTGCGTTGAGCTTTAAGATTGGTAAACACACAGGCAGAATTACGACAAGGACTCACATCGACTATGAGAAGACCAAGGAGTATAGGTAAGACGGGTGTgagaaaaggggggggggggtggtggacGGGCGTGGCagggaagggagaggggtgAGGATGTAGCGGTGGGCACGTTGTGACAGGATTAATAGGAGGACGCATATCGACAGTGTGAAAGGGGAAGTTTGACGAGGGAGGGGGAAAGGGGGGTCGGGGTGAAGTGGTGGGCACGATGGGACATGATGGGATATGATGGGCACGATGGGACATGATAATGACAAGGACGCACATTTAAGGCGTACATGTTACATCGTCGAATTACAGGTAGAATCGTTCCGTAGTCTTTTCTTTCACCAGTACTTCTTCGATTTCGCCTTTTATCGCACCATATTATCAGTAACAGcatatgtttttgtattgtataCCGAATTGCatcatatttattattaagtgCTGTTACATGCGTTTTCTCTATTACATTCACAGACTTAATCTCGTGGCCAGAAACAGGAAGGAGATAGGTAAGGCAGACGGATGTTTGTGTCAAACAGGTTACAGTTCGTTTCAGACACGATATTGTCACAGTACGGTCACAGGATATGATAGAATGGCTATCTATGGATTGATTTGAAGTCACACAACGCGGTCACCAAATACTCACACAACACAGATGTTCACACAATACGGAATGGTCACACAATTAATGGTCACGCAATACGGAATGCTCACACAATACGGAATTGTCACACAATCAAATGATCACACGATATAATAAttgaataggggacttgcgctaagataTCATGcgacctttctgggtggcaaattcaaaacaaaataatcgaacaaaaaaaaaaaaaagaaatgactgCGCTCGCCTTACCAGAGaacgatgaaaaaaaaactttaattaAAACTTAAGCCTTAAAAAAAGCATTCTGGCTTTTTTCGTAAGCACTGaaaaagttgctttttgttgctgttatttggCCTGAGCGCGCGCCAGTTttccacccaaacagtcatgtgatctcttagcgcaagtcccgtATTGTCACATCGCACATAGTCCAGACCTCCTAGACGTGGACtgtctttgcgctcgacattctgacTTTCCCGTCGAGCGCACAGAGAATCCAGGCCTTGACTACATGGCAGAATACGTAGGACTGCGTTAGTCCAACGTTGTTTCTCTTATACTTTAATCTAAGCCAAAGCCTTCGATCACTGGCGAATCTTATTAAAAGCCCTTTTTCTCAAGTTATCCTTTGTTTCTCCAGACAAAGCGCTCGTTATCATCAGAGTCGACGACCTGAATGACAACAAGCCGCGCTTTGTTCTCCCCGTCTACAACAAGGTCATCAGCGAGAACACAACAGTCGACGCGACCATCCTACGAGTCACTGCCAACGACGCGGACTCAGGCGAAAACGCGCGGCTTAACTACGCCATCGAGACCGGAAACACGAACGATACGTTCGCCTTGGATACCAGCACGGGGGAGCTCAGGCTTCATAAGTCTTTACGAGGAAAACACTACTACTTCTATAACCTGACTTTGACCGCGAAGGACCAGGGCGAGCCGGCCATGACCTCTGACCCCGTTCACGTGTTCATCAAGGTGCAACGTCATGATTCGGGGCCGACAAAGCGGCCGACATTCCCAGTACCCATCTACCTGGCCACCGTCAATGAGAGCACGCCGCTGTACACGGAGATATTGCGCGTGCGGGCGCGGAATGAGAGGAAGTACGAGGGAAGCATTAGTTATTTTCTGAGTCATATTTCCGGTGGCGATAAAGAGGGCGATGTTGACCTGCACTTTGGAGTGAATTCCCAGACGGGCGCCATCAGACTAAACAAGAAGCTGGATTATGAGAAGACCAAGAGATACGTGTTCCTTGTGGGGGCTATTGGTAGGTTGCGAATCCCTCTGTAATGCGGGCACAGTCACCTCGTTTAGACTATGTCTAAGTATTAGAAACCTCTTTATAACGGTTACTGGGTAGGTTGCGAATCCCTTTGTAATGCGGGCACATTCACCTCGTGCAGACTATATCTAAGTATAAGAAACATCTTTATAAGGGGTACTGGGTAGGTTGCGAATCCCTCTTTAATGCAAGAAAGTCAACTCGTGTAGATTATGTCTAAGTATTCGGAACCTCTGTATAACGGGTACTGGTACTGTCGTGGGGACTATTTCTAGTATCAGCAGGAGCCACTGTTTATTTGGCACGGTTACAGCTCGTTGGGACTATTTCTTAGTATCGTAGCCCACAATATATCGGGCACGGTAACCCGACGTGCGCATTTTTTCGCCTGTGGACACTTGACTTGAGTGTCCAAACGTGCGCATTCTTCGCCTGTGTGCACGGCACACGTGCAATCCTAGTCCAAACGTGCGCATTCTTCGCCTGTGTTCACGGCACACGTGCAATCCTAGCTTACACTATTATTTCTGTGTCCAAACGTGCGCATTCTTCGCCTGTGGGCACGGCACTCGTATAAACCTAGCTTAcactttattatttctttgtcCAGACTTGCGCACTTCTTCGCCTGTGGACACGGCACTCGTATAAACCTTGCTTACACTTAATTATTTCTGTGTCCAGATGTGCGCACTGCCTCGCCTGTGGATACGGTTCTGGTGCGGATCCTTGTTCAGGACGTGAATGACAACAGACCTGAGTTCTATCAGTACAGGTACTCACGAGTCTTCTTGAAAGAGCCGCCGCTCTACTACGCCGTAGACACCGTCATGGCGAAAGACGCGGATTCGGGACAAAACGGCAGGCTGTCTTACTGGATATCAGGCGGTAACGAGGGAAACTTCTTCGCCATCGACTCCAGGTAAGCTGCAGGTATAAGTACCATAGCACATAGGGTAAAAAGGGAGATACTAAACAGCTCTTACTCGCGggtaataaaacattaaaaaatttGAGACTTCATAAATTCCCGTACCTCCCAGGCAAACAAGGACAATAACATTTTTATCATACACCGTTTTGCGGGAAAAATACATCccaagtgttgtgttgtttctGGGTCGTCCGTACGGTAATCAACCAATGAAATCGCGCGTAGTACGGTAATCAACCAATGAGCTCGCGCGTAGTACGGTAACCTACCAATGAGATCGCGCGCAGCACTGTAGGTGTTTAAAGAAAGGGAGTAGTTGGTTATGTAGGGCAACGGTTACATTTCGAGATGGGGCATAAAAAGAGCAGATGTGAAAACAATTGGAGAGGGTAAAGCAAATCCTAGTCTACTGCTTAAATTGACGAAAACTCAGACTTAACCAGATCAAGTCAGATCTCccaattttctaaaaaaaaattgtctaaAAGAGCAATGATCTCAGATCTCAATAGTTGAATCTCCCCATCACCTCTTACCGTAACCACACCCTTGAAAGAAATGCCATCTTTTCTCCCGAACTCGTGGCTAAAGGTTCTGTCTCTTGTTTTCAGGACGGGCGTGGTAAAGACGTCACGCATGCTTCAGCGTCAAACTCTACGTCTGTTCAACTTGACCATCTCAGTCGCCGACCAAGGTTCTCCACCAATGAAGAGTGAAAAAGACGCACTAGTACAGGTAGTGTGACACTCACGTGACACCCTTTATCATGTACACGTGCCACGCGCTAGAGCAAATGCTACGACCTTGTACACATGCCATATACTCGTACACATGTCAAGCACTCATACACTTTTAACGTTCTTTTACGTGTAGCCTGGTACATCATTATAGATCAGATCAGGCTGGCGTATATGTC from Nematostella vectensis chromosome 8, jaNemVect1.1, whole genome shotgun sequence encodes:
- the LOC5515291 gene encoding cadherin EGF LAG seven-pass G-type receptor 1 isoform X8; translation: MWLPKEVNKLRRKLARMLRPSELINSIFVLCSLLLLTECSLINDPKSTIICQPGPVSYNMSLANGINAGVFTPIHTTTSMPQCIRESCNRRAGHVAFLIENSCFMVSCFEKKYCEPVANDGPNLLKVQLAHYTYFEAAPNYTKFPHTIYVKENNDIGQFIINLHAKTQSREAGLNAPVTFSIAEGNEESIFKLINYPRNNSASLILQRELDREVASGYNLTIKALNIHENKFRLAHIRIVVIDENDNAPTFPPSGYHTTIFTNVTEGQEIFRVNAIDVDTGDNANIRYHLLNHQQLFSIMPKTGVLVKTKERFAIDRTRNFTVIVVAINGEFKNVGTVTITVHPVNERRPTFLKRNYEVKVSEAVQVGTSVAKVFAADPDYGNLGKLRYSILTESCPFFGIDDDGVIRNVQPLTRHGGENCTLEITAQDSGIPPLETPRPATVSIVIEPVENLKFDVPVYEISIPENIILGSEILTVRAVAGSGNRRNPRKIVYSIENIDGALSFKIGKHTGRITTRTHIDYEKTKEYRLNLVARNRKEIDKALVIIRVDDLNDNKPRFVLPVYNKVISENTTVDATILRVTANDADSGENARLNYAIETGNTNDTFALDTSTGELRLHKSLRGKHYYFYNLTLTAKDQGEPAMTSDPVHVFIKVQRHDSGPTKRPTFPVPIYLATVNESTPLYTEILRVRARNERKYEGSISYFLSHISGGDKEGDVDLHFGVNSQTGAIRLNKKLDYEKTKRYVFLVGAIDVRTASPVDTVLVRILVQDVNDNRPEFYQYRYSRVFLKEPPLYYAVDTVMAKDADSGQNGRLSYWISGGNEGNFFAIDSRTGVVKTSRMLQRQTLRLFNLTISVADQGSPPMKSEKDALVQVLIFHPISLHMTLVETSETTMRLQFNLKYMDINNIKTFGVIVQEYVNHDSFEMYTKRPPLTWFLVHFIQKENQYMHRYVSLEVENSLEIMSKSMLEVIIGNEKNCDDKSRAKTICNGPLSAGAKYRFQLRVHLKSSGPFRDMSYKDSDFSDAFFTGISAAQETYKKESKRNYDAVVYTVGTALILVIVLAFLRGFYRLKLDRKRIHEEKKRKISYPVSNPRFQDPESPVEKIKTPGQGRKLVVVNAEKGSEMSRSDEDEGSSPDSALDERTKSSRERKPTLQEIRLKSYFHSVESDSCQSCEGVKVYYMQDEK
- the LOC5515291 gene encoding cadherin EGF LAG seven-pass G-type receptor 1 isoform X2; amino-acid sequence: MLDGSAILKCHYSRFRNGGNWNFNGVSNNVFSLEASKKSSGNIWRKLARMLRPSELINSIFVLCSLLLLTECSLINDPKSTIICQPGPVSYNMSLANGINAGVFTPIHTTTSMPQCIRESCNRRAGHVAFLIENSCFMVSCFEKKYCEPVANDGPNLLKVQLAHYTYFEAAPNYTKFPHTIYVKENNDIGQFIINLHAKTQSREAGLNAPVTFSIAEGNEESIFKLINYPRNNSASLILQRELDREVASGYNLTIKALNIHENKFRLAHIRIVVIDENDNAPTFPPSGYHTTIFTNVTEGQEIFRVNAIDVDTGDNANIRYHLLNHQQLFSIMPKTGVLVKTKERFAIDRTRNFTVIVVAINGEFKNVGTVTITVHPVNERRPTFLKRNYEVKVSEAVQVGTSVAKVFAADPDYGNLGKLRYSILTESCPFFGIDDDGVIRNVQPLTRHGGENCTLEITAQDSGIPPLETPRPATVSIVIEPVENLKFDVPVYEISIPENIILGSEILTVRAVAGSGNRRNPRKIVYSIENIDGALSFKIGKHTGRITTRTHIDYEKTKEYRLNLVARNRKEIDKALVIIRVDDLNDNKPRFVLPVYNKVISENTTVDATILRVTANDADSGENARLNYAIETGNTNDTFALDTSTGELRLHKSLRGKHYYFYNLTLTAKDQGEPAMTSDPVHVFIKVQRHDSGPTKRPTFPVPIYLATVNESTPLYTEILRVRARNERKYEGSISYFLSHISGGDKEGDVDLHFGVNSQTGAIRLNKKLDYEKTKRYVFLVGAIDVRTASPVDTVLVRILVQDVNDNRPEFYQYRYSRVFLKEPPLYYAVDTVMAKDADSGQNGRLSYWISGGNEGNFFAIDSRTGVVKTSRMLQRQTLRLFNLTISVADQGSPPMKSEKDALVQVLIFHPISLHMTLVETSETTMRLQFNLKYMDINNIKTFGVIVQEYVNHDSFEMYTKRPPLTWFLVHFIQKENQYMHRYVSLEVENSLEIMSKSMLEVIIGNEKNCDDKSRAKTICNGPLSAGAKYRFQLRVHLKSSGPFRDMSYKDSDFSDAFFTGISAAQETYKKESKRNYDAVVYTVGTALILVIVLAFLRGFYRLKLDRKRIHEEKKRKISYPVSNPRFQDPESPVEKIKTPGQGRKLVVVNAEKGSEMSRSDEDEGSSPDSALGHSERMELLRKQFLSAFRTKTSEQSPVANGSQPCKR